One region of Mucilaginibacter gotjawali genomic DNA includes:
- a CDS encoding glycoside hydrolase family 65 protein, which produces MKEYIEVDEWKIIERGFNPQHNKISESIFSLGNGRMGQRANFEEAYSGDTLQGNYVAGVYYPDKTRVGWWKNGYPEYFAKVLNAANWIGIDVLIDGEQLDLAKCQVSSFSRELNMKEGYLKRTFTAKTTAGKMVDVETVRFCSMADDETGAIKYTISPVNFSGKITLTPFIDGDIANKDSNYDEKFWDEVKKEIWGDGGYIQLRTKKTGFEVATGMLFTILQNTVPVHLFSTTFEKEKYVAAKVELTVKQGESASVIKYAANLSSQNYPAAELSVNLKQTLTRIRKKGFETMLAEQAEAWSGKWKHNDIIIEGDAAAQQAIRFNIFQLNQTYTGEDDRLNIGPKGFTGEKYGGSTYWDTEAYCVPFYLSTADQKVTKNLLLYRYKQLGKAIDNAKLLGFKNGAALYPMVTMDGTECHNEWEITFEEIHRNGAIAYAIFNYVRYTADEAYLADYGLEVLIAIARFWSQRVNWSADKQQYVMLGVTGPNEYENNVNNNWYTNKQATWCMQYAMDAVEKVKQAAPAKYAALVSKINFNEAEETAKFKDIVAKMYFPYDEKERVFLQQDGYLDKEQILVKDLPATERPINQKWSWDRILRSCYIKQADVLQGIYFFEDQYDLDTIRRNFDFYEPRTVHESSLSPCVHAILAAKLGDEARAYEFYLRTSRLDLDDYNNDTEDGCHITSMAGTWMSVIEGFGGMRVKDGKLSFQPFLPGKWRSFSFHIGFRGALLNIKVSKDGVQIKNLSGSETTVWVYDKEQLVKPDDELLVEA; this is translated from the coding sequence ATGAAGGAATACATCGAAGTTGATGAGTGGAAAATCATAGAACGTGGCTTTAATCCGCAACATAATAAAATATCCGAAAGTATTTTCAGCCTGGGTAACGGCCGTATGGGCCAGCGGGCGAATTTTGAAGAAGCCTACAGCGGCGATACGTTGCAGGGAAACTATGTAGCGGGAGTATATTATCCCGATAAAACCCGGGTAGGGTGGTGGAAAAACGGCTATCCTGAATATTTTGCCAAGGTATTAAATGCCGCTAACTGGATCGGGATTGACGTACTTATTGACGGCGAACAGTTGGATTTGGCAAAGTGCCAGGTAAGCAGTTTTAGCCGCGAATTGAATATGAAGGAGGGTTACCTTAAAAGAACTTTCACGGCAAAAACAACTGCCGGTAAAATGGTTGATGTTGAAACTGTCCGTTTTTGCAGCATGGCAGACGATGAAACGGGCGCCATTAAATACACCATCTCCCCGGTTAATTTTAGCGGCAAAATAACCCTTACTCCCTTTATTGACGGAGATATCGCAAATAAAGATTCCAATTACGACGAGAAATTTTGGGATGAAGTAAAAAAAGAAATATGGGGCGATGGGGGTTATATCCAGCTTCGCACTAAAAAGACTGGGTTTGAAGTTGCCACAGGCATGCTTTTTACAATCCTGCAAAATACAGTACCGGTACATCTTTTTTCCACCACTTTTGAAAAGGAAAAATATGTCGCAGCGAAGGTCGAATTAACTGTAAAACAGGGAGAAAGTGCCTCAGTAATCAAGTATGCAGCAAATCTTTCTTCACAGAACTACCCCGCCGCTGAGCTTTCAGTTAATTTGAAACAGACATTAACCCGCATCCGTAAAAAAGGGTTTGAAACCATGCTGGCCGAACAGGCGGAAGCCTGGAGCGGGAAATGGAAGCATAACGATATCATTATTGAAGGGGATGCCGCAGCGCAGCAGGCTATCCGTTTTAATATTTTTCAGCTTAATCAAACGTATACCGGCGAGGATGATCGCTTAAATATCGGCCCTAAAGGTTTTACCGGCGAAAAATATGGCGGTTCAACCTATTGGGACACCGAGGCGTATTGTGTGCCTTTCTATCTCTCTACTGCCGATCAGAAAGTAACTAAAAACCTGCTGCTTTACCGTTATAAACAATTGGGTAAAGCTATTGACAATGCAAAACTGCTTGGTTTTAAAAATGGAGCAGCGCTTTACCCGATGGTAACCATGGACGGTACGGAATGTCATAACGAATGGGAGATCACTTTCGAAGAAATACACCGTAATGGAGCCATTGCCTATGCCATATTCAATTATGTAAGATACACCGCTGATGAGGCTTATCTCGCTGATTATGGCCTTGAAGTATTGATAGCGATTGCACGTTTTTGGTCGCAGCGGGTTAATTGGTCGGCTGATAAACAGCAATATGTGATGCTGGGTGTAACCGGGCCGAACGAATATGAAAACAATGTAAATAATAACTGGTATACCAATAAACAGGCTACCTGGTGCATGCAGTATGCAATGGACGCTGTTGAAAAGGTAAAGCAGGCAGCGCCGGCAAAATATGCGGCCCTGGTAAGTAAAATCAACTTTAACGAAGCGGAAGAAACCGCTAAATTTAAGGATATCGTCGCCAAAATGTATTTTCCTTATGACGAAAAGGAGCGGGTATTTTTACAGCAGGATGGCTACCTTGATAAGGAACAGATTTTAGTAAAGGACCTGCCGGCAACTGAAAGGCCTATTAACCAGAAATGGAGCTGGGACAGGATCCTGCGTTCGTGCTACATAAAACAGGCCGACGTTTTGCAGGGTATTTACTTTTTTGAGGATCAGTACGACCTGGATACTATCCGCAGGAACTTTGATTTTTACGAGCCGCGAACCGTACACGAATCTTCGCTTTCACCTTGTGTGCACGCTATATTGGCTGCCAAACTGGGCGATGAAGCGAGGGCCTATGAATTTTACCTGCGTACCTCAAGGCTTGACCTTGATGATTATAACAACGACACCGAAGATGGCTGCCACATTACCTCGATGGCGGGTACGTGGATGTCGGTGATTGAAGGTTTTGGCGGGATGAGGGTTAAGGATGGTAAATTATCATTCCAGCCGTTCCTGCCGGGCAAATGGCGTTCATTCTCGTTCCATATCGGCTTCCGCGGCGCTTTGCTCAATATAAAAGTGAGCAAAGACGGTGTGCAGATCAAAAATCTATCCGGCAGCGAAACTACCGTTTGGGTTTATGATAAAGAGCAACTGGTAAAGCCGGATGACGAATTATTGGTTGAGGCGTAA
- a CDS encoding peptidase U32 family protein has translation MKKNNIELLSPAGSFDSLQAAINAGADAVYFGVEQLNMRAKSVNSFGVDDIARVADIARVNNIKAYLTLNTIIYGHDLQLLRSILTEVKKHGIDAVIASDFAVIEQCSQMGIPLHISTQANVSNIEAVQFFSRFADVIVLARELTLKQVHDICNEVRRKGIKGVSGDLVKIEVFIHGALCMAVSGKCYMSLHTQNASANRGACTQNCRRPYLVKDAETQEELLIDNEYIMSPKDLCTIGVLDQIIRCGVDVLKIEGRSKGADYVHVTTQCYREALDALESGNYTADKIEAWLRRLSTVYNRGFWEGYYLGHKLGEWTSQPGSAATEKKIYVGKGSNYYPKTGIAEFTVETGSIKPGDTLMITGPLCGMVKEKAQKLVINGRVGTEAVKGDKITIPFGIKVGRQDKLYKIVEAANG, from the coding sequence TTGAAAAAGAACAATATTGAACTGCTGTCGCCCGCTGGCTCATTTGATAGCTTACAAGCTGCGATAAATGCCGGAGCTGATGCAGTTTACTTCGGGGTAGAACAGCTGAATATGCGGGCCAAATCCGTTAATTCCTTTGGCGTAGATGATATTGCAAGGGTGGCAGATATTGCCAGGGTAAATAATATAAAAGCTTATTTAACACTAAACACTATCATTTACGGGCACGACCTGCAATTACTGCGCAGTATTTTAACGGAAGTAAAAAAACACGGCATAGATGCTGTTATCGCATCTGATTTCGCGGTAATTGAACAGTGCAGCCAGATGGGGATACCCCTTCACATCTCAACCCAGGCCAATGTGAGCAATATCGAAGCCGTACAGTTTTTTTCGCGCTTTGCCGATGTTATTGTGCTGGCACGTGAACTTACCCTTAAACAGGTACATGATATTTGTAACGAGGTAAGGCGAAAGGGCATTAAAGGAGTGTCCGGCGACCTGGTCAAAATAGAAGTATTTATTCACGGCGCTTTATGTATGGCCGTTTCCGGCAAGTGTTATATGAGCCTGCATACGCAAAATGCTTCGGCCAACCGGGGTGCCTGCACGCAAAATTGCCGTCGCCCTTATTTGGTGAAAGATGCCGAAACGCAGGAAGAACTGCTGATAGATAATGAATATATTATGTCGCCGAAAGATCTGTGTACGATTGGTGTACTTGATCAGATCATCAGATGTGGTGTAGATGTATTGAAAATTGAAGGCAGGAGCAAAGGCGCCGACTATGTGCATGTAACCACCCAATGCTACCGGGAAGCATTGGATGCCCTTGAAAGCGGGAACTATACTGCCGATAAAATTGAGGCCTGGCTGAGGCGACTATCCACTGTTTACAACCGGGGGTTTTGGGAGGGCTATTATTTAGGCCACAAACTGGGCGAATGGACAAGCCAGCCGGGTTCGGCGGCTACCGAAAAGAAGATATACGTTGGCAAAGGCAGTAATTACTATCCTAAAACAGGTATTGCCGAATTTACTGTTGAAACGGGTAGTATAAAACCCGGCGATACCCTGATGATTACCGGTCCGCTTTGCGGAATGGTTAAAGAAAAAGCCCAAAAACTGGTTATAAACGGTAGGGTAGGTACTGAAGCGGTTAAAGGCGACAAGATCACCATTCCATTCGGCATAAAAGTAGGCCGGCAGGATAAACTGTATAAGATAGTGGAGGCTGCAAATGGCTAA
- a CDS encoding SRPBCC family protein: protein MQRDLVIKWYLPHPPEKVWECITNPELLSRWLMKNDFKPSVGHRFNFYTKPIPKMGFDGIVYCEVMEIIPNQKLVYTWKGGPQPGVISLDTLLTWTLTPDAGGTRLVLEHTGFKGWKNYLTSIFMGTGWKKHITRRFLSILNDMT, encoded by the coding sequence ATGCAACGCGACCTTGTTATTAAATGGTACCTGCCTCACCCGCCCGAAAAGGTATGGGAGTGCATTACCAATCCTGAACTTTTGAGCCGGTGGTTAATGAAAAATGATTTTAAGCCATCGGTGGGCCATCGCTTTAACTTCTATACCAAACCTATCCCTAAAATGGGCTTTGATGGTATTGTTTATTGCGAGGTAATGGAGATCATCCCAAACCAAAAACTGGTTTACACATGGAAAGGCGGTCCGCAGCCGGGTGTCATCAGCCTGGATACATTACTAACGTGGACATTGACCCCTGATGCCGGCGGCACCCGCCTGGTGCTTGAGCACACCGGGTTTAAAGGCTGGAAAAATTACCTTACCAGTATATTTATGGGGACAGGATGGAAGAAGCATATTACCCGGCGTTTTTTAAGTATTTTAAATGACATGACATGA
- a CDS encoding glycoside hydrolase family 13 protein, with amino-acid sequence MKKTLLFTACCLLLAMGTFAQIPALERVEPMFWWVGMHNPNLQLIVHGDHIASRKVELSYPGVKVVAVHKVENPDYLFIDLRIFSGTVPGTFPIKFKKAGEKVITYNYDLKKRDASSGRAQGVTDKDLIYLIMPDRFSNGDTSNDSFANMREQGIHRDAMFGRHGGDIQGVMDHLDYLKDLGVTAIWLTPAVENDEPHASYHGYAVTDHYKIDPRYGTNALYKQFVEKCHAMGMKVVMDLVHNHAGTEGYTISDMPMKSWVHQWPKYTKSNFRDAAVMDPHASPADRKQMLDGWFDQRMADMNENNPYVQNFLTQNHIWWVEYAGVDGFRLDTYPYNDPVYMSKWAVDVKNEFPHFSIFGETLVWSAANQAFFTEGNTVNRGFDTHLPGVTDGVWKEAVYDALNANEGWTEGVNRLYAVMAQDFLYKDATKNTIFLDNHDMSRFLSVVGEDMNKYRSGMAMLMTMRGVPQMYYGDEILMKNFSNPDGLVRSDFPGGWKGDKLNKFTAAGRNNAENEAFNYVRKLANYRKNTTALQTGKLMQYIPENGIYVYFRYDDKKTVMIVYNSRDKEQATTTTRYAERINGAKTAKNVITDEVVNVANLTIPGKSTLVLELIK; translated from the coding sequence ATGAAAAAAACCTTACTTTTTACAGCCTGCTGCCTGTTGCTGGCGATGGGCACATTCGCGCAAATTCCTGCCCTGGAACGCGTAGAGCCCATGTTTTGGTGGGTAGGTATGCATAATCCCAACCTGCAGCTGATCGTCCACGGCGACCATATTGCCTCCCGCAAAGTGGAGCTCAGCTACCCCGGAGTAAAGGTGGTTGCAGTGCATAAAGTTGAAAATCCTGATTACTTATTCATCGATTTACGCATTTTTTCAGGTACAGTACCGGGAACGTTCCCGATAAAATTTAAAAAAGCAGGCGAAAAGGTTATAACATACAACTACGACCTGAAAAAACGCGATGCATCTTCGGGCCGTGCCCAGGGTGTGACCGATAAAGACCTGATCTACCTGATCATGCCTGATCGCTTTTCAAATGGCGATACCTCCAACGATTCATTCGCTAATATGCGCGAACAAGGGATCCACCGCGACGCCATGTTCGGCCGCCACGGCGGAGATATACAAGGGGTGATGGATCACCTTGATTACCTGAAGGACCTGGGGGTAACGGCCATCTGGCTAACGCCGGCCGTTGAAAATGACGAACCTCACGCCTCTTATCATGGGTACGCTGTTACCGATCATTACAAAATAGATCCTCGTTACGGCACCAATGCGCTTTATAAACAGTTTGTCGAAAAGTGCCACGCCATGGGTATGAAAGTGGTAATGGACCTTGTGCATAACCATGCGGGAACCGAAGGCTATACCATCAGCGATATGCCGATGAAAAGCTGGGTACACCAGTGGCCAAAATACACCAAATCGAATTTCAGGGACGCTGCGGTGATGGACCCGCACGCATCACCTGCCGACCGCAAGCAAATGCTCGACGGTTGGTTTGACCAGCGTATGGCCGATATGAACGAAAATAATCCGTATGTGCAGAATTTTTTAACGCAAAACCATATCTGGTGGGTTGAATATGCCGGGGTTGACGGCTTCAGGCTTGACACTTACCCTTATAACGACCCGGTTTATATGTCAAAATGGGCGGTGGATGTAAAGAATGAGTTTCCGCATTTTTCCATATTTGGCGAAACGCTGGTATGGTCAGCGGCAAACCAGGCTTTTTTTACCGAAGGTAATACGGTTAACCGCGGATTTGATACGCACTTGCCCGGTGTAACTGACGGTGTGTGGAAAGAGGCCGTTTACGATGCGTTGAATGCCAATGAAGGATGGACCGAAGGTGTAAACCGCCTTTATGCTGTTATGGCACAGGATTTCCTGTACAAGGATGCTACAAAAAATACCATCTTCCTTGATAACCACGACATGAGCCGTTTTCTTTCGGTGGTGGGTGAGGATATGAATAAATACAGATCGGGCATGGCAATGCTGATGACGATGCGCGGAGTACCGCAAATGTATTATGGTGATGAAATACTGATGAAGAATTTTTCAAATCCGGATGGCCTGGTTCGTTCGGACTTTCCGGGTGGATGGAAAGGGGATAAGTTAAATAAGTTTACCGCCGCCGGCCGTAATAATGCTGAAAATGAAGCATTTAACTATGTGCGTAAACTGGCCAACTATCGTAAAAATACCACCGCATTACAAACAGGCAAGCTGATGCAATATATTCCGGAGAACGGCATCTATGTGTATTTCAGGTACGATGACAAAAAAACAGTGATGATAGTTTACAATAGCAGGGACAAAGAGCAGGCGACAACAACTACAAGATATGCCGAACGGATAAACGGCGCTAAAACGGCAAAAAACGTTATTACGGATGAGGTGGTAAATGTGGCGAACTTAACAATCCCGGGGAAGTCAACCCTGGTATTGGAGTTGATCAAATAA
- a CDS encoding alpha-amylase family glycosyl hydrolase: MALLMPDYLFSQAPQSAQKRAMEQSSQNHKLVIYQLLPRYFGNTKTLNKYYGSINENGSGKFNDITDKALLEIKKMGFTHVWFTGVIEHATMTDYSSYGIKADDPDIVKGRAGSPYAIKDYYDVDPDLAVDVKSRMTEYQALIDRTHKNGLKVIMDLVPNHVARTYASDVKPAGVHDFGQDDDKSKAFDAKNDFYYMPGHPFVVPPGYNPGGDEFKSPLKDGHFDENPAKATGNDVFTAAPGINDWFETMKLNYGVDYRNGRTPHFDPIPPLWNKIYDILKFWSAKGVDGFRCDMVEMVPFEFWGWVIPKLKAEHPDVIFIGEAYNVDLYSKYINTGKFDYLYDKVGLYDAIRRLTCNDPHATTWDINQVWNRDSKGIDQHMLRFMENHDEQRIASAQFAGNPWLAVPGMIVTATLSTGPVMIYNGQEVGEPARGSEGFSGDDGRTSIFDYWGVPEQQKWMNSGKFDGGQLSEDQKKLRGFYSSLLNIVRTSDALSSGDFWELMIANEKQPGFDQHLYIFLRYTDKQRILVITNFNRSESQIQVKLPDDLLQQLNLSGKKDFVDLLSGNKFSTDNIAEGVKVSLPASSGMLLSF, from the coding sequence ATGGCATTATTGATGCCTGACTATTTATTTTCCCAGGCACCGCAATCAGCACAAAAAAGAGCAATGGAACAATCGTCCCAAAACCATAAATTAGTTATCTATCAACTGCTTCCCCGGTATTTTGGCAATACAAAAACCCTGAATAAATATTATGGGTCCATTAACGAGAACGGTTCCGGGAAGTTTAACGATATCACTGATAAGGCCCTGCTTGAAATAAAAAAAATGGGCTTTACCCATGTTTGGTTTACCGGGGTAATTGAACATGCCACCATGACGGATTATTCGTCCTATGGTATAAAGGCAGATGATCCGGATATTGTAAAGGGGAGGGCAGGCTCGCCTTATGCGATTAAAGACTATTATGATGTTGACCCCGACCTGGCGGTTGACGTTAAAAGCAGGATGACAGAATACCAGGCCCTGATAGATCGCACTCACAAAAATGGCCTTAAGGTAATCATGGACCTGGTGCCCAACCATGTGGCACGCACTTATGCCTCGGATGTAAAACCGGCCGGTGTGCATGATTTTGGCCAGGATGATGATAAGTCAAAAGCTTTTGATGCTAAAAACGATTTCTATTATATGCCGGGGCATCCTTTTGTTGTTCCTCCCGGGTATAACCCCGGTGGCGACGAATTCAAAAGCCCGCTAAAGGACGGTCATTTTGATGAAAATCCCGCAAAGGCTACCGGGAATGATGTTTTTACCGCTGCACCAGGCATAAACGATTGGTTTGAAACCATGAAACTGAACTACGGCGTGGATTACCGGAACGGCCGCACGCCGCATTTTGATCCTATCCCGCCGCTTTGGAATAAGATTTATGATATCCTGAAATTCTGGAGCGCAAAAGGGGTGGATGGTTTCAGGTGCGATATGGTGGAGATGGTGCCTTTTGAGTTTTGGGGCTGGGTAATACCAAAACTGAAAGCGGAACATCCTGACGTGATCTTTATTGGCGAAGCATATAATGTCGATCTCTATTCGAAATACATCAACACCGGGAAATTTGATTACCTGTACGATAAGGTAGGTTTATACGACGCCATCAGGCGGCTAACCTGCAATGATCCGCACGCAACAACCTGGGACATAAACCAGGTTTGGAACCGGGATTCCAAAGGTATTGATCAACACATGCTGCGCTTTATGGAAAACCATGATGAGCAGCGCATTGCATCTGCACAATTTGCAGGCAACCCATGGCTGGCCGTGCCGGGGATGATCGTTACAGCGACGCTTTCAACAGGGCCGGTGATGATTTATAACGGACAGGAGGTAGGCGAACCGGCCAGGGGTAGTGAAGGTTTCAGCGGTGATGACGGCAGAACAAGCATTTTTGATTATTGGGGTGTGCCCGAACAGCAAAAATGGATGAACAGCGGTAAGTTTGACGGTGGCCAACTGTCTGAAGATCAAAAAAAACTGCGCGGCTTTTATAGTTCGCTGCTAAATATTGTTCGTACTAGCGACGCGTTAAGTTCGGGGGATTTTTGGGAGTTGATGATCGCTAACGAAAAACAACCGGGCTTTGATCAGCATTTATATATCTTCCTTCGATATACCGATAAACAACGTATATTAGTGATTACCAATTTTAACCGGAGCGAAAGCCAGATACAAGTTAAACTGCCCGATGACCTGCTTCAGCAATTAAACCTGAGCGGCAAAAAGGATTTTGTCGACCTGTTAAGCGGCAATAAATTCAGTACGGATAATATTGCGGAAGGTGTTAAGGTATCATTGCCGGCGTCAAGCGGGATGTTACTTAGCTTTTAG
- a CDS encoding PNPOx family protein codes for MNEDIIKFARRQTCATISCINGNNKPYCFNCFYAFNSELGLLYFKSSADTRHSKLIKQNPFVAGTILPDKLKTLLVQGIQFEGELLAGDHPLAAHASANYHKEHPMALAMQGEIWTIQINHIKMTDSSKGFGKKIAWDREGKFEVVEI; via the coding sequence ATGAACGAAGATATTATCAAATTTGCCCGCAGGCAAACCTGCGCCACCATCAGCTGCATCAACGGGAACAACAAACCTTATTGCTTTAACTGCTTTTATGCCTTTAACAGCGAGCTGGGCCTGCTTTATTTTAAATCATCGGCGGACACCCGGCATTCAAAACTGATTAAGCAAAACCCGTTTGTCGCCGGAACGATATTGCCCGATAAATTAAAAACCCTATTGGTGCAGGGCATACAATTTGAAGGCGAACTTTTAGCAGGCGATCATCCTTTAGCTGCCCATGCCTCGGCTAACTATCATAAAGAACATCCGATGGCATTAGCAATGCAGGGCGAGATCTGGACCATTCAGATCAACCATATCAAAATGACCGACAGCAGCAAAGGTTTCGGGAAAAAGATTGCCTGGGACAGGGAGGGAAAGTTCGAAGTTGTTGAAATTTGA
- a CDS encoding ferredoxin, whose product MAKIIHYRNKCIGCNICFELQPELWRMSMKDGKATLLRSQEKRDTYIISVSECHLQQSRDVAKACPVNIIKVL is encoded by the coding sequence ATGGCTAAAATTATTCATTACCGCAATAAATGTATTGGCTGCAATATCTGCTTTGAACTGCAGCCCGAGTTATGGCGCATGTCCATGAAGGACGGGAAAGCCACCTTATTGCGGTCGCAGGAAAAGAGAGATACCTATATAATTTCGGTAAGTGAATGTCACCTGCAGCAAAGCCGCGACGTAGCGAAAGCCTGCCCGGTAAACATTATAAAAGTATTATGA
- a CDS encoding ArsR/SmtB family transcription factor: MRATMDTFQAIADPSRRGILMLLTKDKLSINALAGNFEMSRPAVSKHVKVLYEAGLILINDQGRERYCELKPEGFDEIKNWLIFFDNFWKDKLHNLEHLLNQINPNNEID; the protein is encoded by the coding sequence ATGAGAGCAACCATGGACACTTTCCAGGCGATTGCCGACCCGAGCAGACGCGGGATACTGATGCTGCTGACAAAAGATAAATTATCCATTAATGCACTTGCCGGCAATTTTGAAATGAGCCGCCCGGCAGTATCCAAACATGTAAAAGTGCTTTATGAAGCAGGCCTGATCCTGATCAACGACCAGGGACGAGAACGTTATTGCGAATTAAAGCCCGAAGGCTTTGACGAAATAAAAAACTGGCTTATCTTTTTCGACAATTTCTGGAAAGACAAACTGCATAACCTCGAGCATTTATTAAACCAAATAAACCCTAATAATGAAATCGATTGA
- the pgmB gene encoding beta-phosphoglucomutase, whose amino-acid sequence MSIIKACIFDLDGVIVDTAVYHYKAWKRLANELGFDFSEEANEKLKGVSRVRSLELILQWGGIAKTKAEQEELATKKNAWYVDMISHMTPAEILPGAKEFVEACREAGLKIALGSASKNSGMILEKVGITNLFDAVIDGNKVSKAKPDPEVFLKGAEALNVPPAECVVFEDAIAGIEAAINGGMKSVGIGSPDVLGKADLVISGLNEMSLEKLNTL is encoded by the coding sequence ATGAGTATAATTAAGGCCTGTATTTTTGACCTGGATGGAGTGATTGTTGATACTGCGGTTTATCATTATAAAGCCTGGAAGCGACTGGCAAATGAACTGGGTTTTGATTTTTCGGAAGAAGCTAACGAAAAGCTGAAAGGCGTCAGCCGTGTGCGGTCGCTTGAACTGATCCTGCAATGGGGTGGCATTGCCAAAACAAAAGCCGAACAGGAGGAGCTGGCGACGAAAAAGAATGCATGGTATGTGGATATGATCAGCCACATGACACCGGCCGAAATTTTGCCCGGGGCAAAAGAGTTTGTAGAGGCCTGCAGGGAAGCCGGTTTAAAGATTGCCCTGGGTTCCGCAAGCAAAAACAGCGGCATGATACTGGAGAAAGTGGGGATAACCAACCTGTTTGACGCGGTTATTGACGGCAACAAAGTGAGTAAAGCCAAGCCTGACCCTGAAGTCTTTTTAAAGGGCGCCGAAGCATTAAACGTTCCCCCTGCAGAATGTGTGGTATTTGAAGATGCCATAGCAGGTATCGAAGCCGCCATAAACGGAGGCATGAAGTCGGTTGGGATCGGTTCGCCGGATGTGCTCGGAAAAGCCGACCTGGTGATTAGCGGTTTAAATGAAATGAGTTTAGAAAAGCTAAATACGCTTTAA
- a CDS encoding VOC family protein has protein sequence MKSIEIISIPVTDQQRSKEFYVKLGFTILAETPTGDGQTWVQLGFNGHDTSVTLVTWFPQMPPGSIHGFVIKTDSLEQDVEEFTAKGIHVGRIDETPWGKFMAVKDPDGNVLSFHQS, from the coding sequence ATGAAATCGATTGAAATTATCTCTATCCCCGTTACCGACCAGCAACGGTCAAAGGAATTTTATGTAAAACTTGGCTTCACTATTTTAGCCGAAACACCCACCGGCGATGGCCAAACCTGGGTACAACTGGGTTTTAACGGGCACGATACCTCCGTCACCCTGGTCACCTGGTTTCCGCAAATGCCACCAGGAAGTATACATGGCTTTGTTATTAAAACCGATAGCCTTGAGCAGGATGTTGAAGAATTTACTGCAAAAGGCATCCATGTGGGACGAATCGACGAGACCCCGTGGGGCAAATTTATGGCGGTTAAAGACCCTGACGGGAACGTGCTGAGTTTCCACCAGTCCTGA
- a CDS encoding type II toxin-antitoxin system RelE/ParE family toxin, translating to MAYSIIVSPRAQKEIENAIEYYALYSIDAPLNFITILKITYGVLENDPFLRIRYKNIRAIKIKKFPYLLYFVINETNNTVRVLSCFHSKRNPQKRPNL from the coding sequence ATGGCTTATAGCATTATTGTTTCGCCCAGGGCTCAAAAAGAAATAGAAAATGCGATTGAATACTATGCGCTGTACAGCATAGATGCACCACTAAACTTCATAACCATATTAAAGATCACTTATGGTGTTTTAGAAAATGACCCATTTTTAAGAATACGATACAAAAATATCAGGGCTATAAAAATTAAAAAATTCCCGTATTTGCTCTATTTTGTAATCAACGAAACAAATAACACTGTCAGAGTACTTTCTTGCTTCCACAGTAAAAGAAATCCCCAAAAGCGGCCAAACTTATAA